A genomic region of Oryza glaberrima chromosome 1, OglaRS2, whole genome shotgun sequence contains the following coding sequences:
- the LOC127774664 gene encoding protein BOLA2, protein MGVTKEDVEAAITSSLSPSNLVVTDTSGGCGASYEIEVVSEKFEGKRLLERHRMVNTALAPHMAEIHAVSIKKALTPAQAQPQPEPAADKAPQA, encoded by the exons ATGGGCGTCACCAAGGAGGATGTCGAGGCCGCCATTACCTCCTCCCTCAGCCCTTCCAACCTC GTGGTGACGGATACTTCCGGCGG GTGCGGCGCGAGCTACGAGATTGAGGTGGTGTCGGAGAAGTTCGAGGGGAAGCGGCTGCTGGAGCGGCACCGGATGGTGAACACCGCGCTGGCGCCGCACATGGCGGAGATCCACGCCGTCTCCATCAAGAAGGCGCTCACCCCTGCTCAGGCGCAGCCCCAGCCGGAGCCGGCCGCCGATAAGGCGCCCCAGGCTTAA